One region of Arcobacter sp. CECT 8983 genomic DNA includes:
- a CDS encoding EAL domain-containing protein yields MNTQEFKYLIKNAKYKTKYEPIISSIDDSIYAYEALSKFEIKQDVISTEEIFRKLHHNNMLFFELERRNKELQVECFDMDKKLFLNFDADIVNTIEQKEYWENFLSPHKKDVVVEITENGSDDEKSAEIIRQFSQWLKNKDIDSALDDFGQDGSMFSFFLMGQSKYIKIDKSFLRQIASNKNYIYYLEGLLKTISRNGQKSIIEGIETKYDYQLAKKLECDYMQGYYFNHLVIIK; encoded by the coding sequence ATGAATACACAAGAATTTAAATACCTTATAAAAAATGCAAAATATAAAACAAAGTACGAACCAATAATCTCTTCCATAGATGATTCTATCTACGCATATGAAGCACTTTCAAAATTTGAAATTAAACAAGATGTAATTAGTACAGAGGAAATATTTAGAAAACTGCATCATAATAATATGCTTTTCTTTGAACTTGAAAGAAGAAATAAAGAGTTACAAGTTGAATGTTTTGATATGGATAAAAAATTATTTCTAAACTTTGATGCTGATATTGTTAATACAATTGAGCAAAAAGAGTATTGGGAGAATTTTTTAAGTCCACATAAAAAAGATGTAGTAGTAGAAATAACTGAAAATGGAAGTGATGATGAAAAGAGTGCAGAAATAATAAGACAATTTAGTCAATGGCTAAAAAATAAAGATATTGACTCTGCACTAGATGATTTTGGACAAGACGGATCAATGTTTTCTTTCTTTTTAATGGGACAAAGTAAATATATTAAAATTGATAAATCCTTTTTAAGACAAATAGCTTCAAATAAAAACTATATTTACTATTTAGAAGGATTATTAAAAACTATCAGTAGAAATGGGCAGAAGTCTATTATTGAAGGTATAGAAACAAAATATGATTATCAATTGGCAAAAAAACTAGAGTGTGACTATATGCAGGGTTACTACTTTAATCATTTAGTAATCATAAAATGA
- a CDS encoding YciI family protein: protein MQYLVIAYDNEGALEKRLEVRDAHIEGTKKLMAEGKVIKAGALIEEDQMVGSTLYVDFENDDEINEWLSNEPYVQNGVWNMEEFQIVPVKLLPNA, encoded by the coding sequence ATGCAATACTTAGTAATAGCATATGATAATGAAGGTGCATTAGAAAAAAGACTTGAAGTAAGAGATGCTCATATTGAAGGTACAAAAAAATTAATGGCTGAGGGGAAAGTAATTAAAGCTGGTGCTTTAATTGAAGAAGATCAAATGGTAGGTTCAACTTTATATGTTGATTTTGAAAATGATGATGAAATCAATGAATGGCTTTCAAATGAGCCATACGTACAAAATGGCGTATGGAATATGGAAGAGTTCCAAATCGTACCTGTAAAACTACTTCCAAACGCATAA
- a CDS encoding type II toxin-antitoxin system HicA family toxin gives MVSKSNLTEKELISYVNSIGYKFERLNKGNHRVYKQENKKILIIPVDKKKLVKLGLLYSILKNINVSKIEFINYIN, from the coding sequence ATGGTTTCTAAATCTAATTTAACTGAAAAAGAGTTAATATCATATGTAAATTCAATTGGTTATAAGTTTGAAAGATTAAACAAGGGTAATCACAGAGTCTATAAGCAAGAAAATAAAAAGATATTAATTATTCCAGTGGATAAGAAGAAGTTAGTAAAGTTAGGTTTACTCTATAGCATATTAAAGAATATCAACGTTTCAAAAATAGAGTTTATCAACTATATCAATTAA
- a CDS encoding DASS family sodium-coupled anion symporter: protein MLSNKMKMVLPIIVAIFIAILPTPEGLTTNAHYFFAVFIGVIVGLILEPIPAAMIGLVGVAFSATFGLVSDSAKASRDWALSGFSNGVIWLIFAAFMFALGYKKSGLGKRIALLLVKKLGKTSLGLGYAVAFADGILSPFMPSNTARSAGTIFPIAINIPQMFNSTPDNEPRKLGAYISWVAIAATCVTSSMFLTALAPNLLAVSLVEKNANIVISWGQWFSTLAIIMIPLFLLVPYLAYLIYPPEQKHSPEAPAWATEELKKMGSITKKELIMLGLGMLALVLWIFGKQVGVNSTVAAISVLCLLVLTNVITWDDVISNKGAINVFIWFATLVAMAGGLKKVGYLDWAAGLISTWLQGLTPSIVVLVLVVLFFLFHYLFASVTAHVVALLPLFLGIGVNLIPADMVPSLALLLVGSLGLMGILTPYATGPSPIWYGAGYISQAKWWMLGAIFGAIYLAALVLLALFIL, encoded by the coding sequence ATGTTATCTAATAAGATGAAAATGGTTTTACCCATTATTGTTGCAATTTTTATTGCTATTTTACCAACTCCAGAAGGTTTAACAACAAATGCTCATTATTTCTTTGCAGTATTTATTGGTGTAATCGTAGGATTGATTTTAGAACCAATTCCAGCAGCAATGATTGGATTAGTAGGTGTTGCATTTAGTGCAACTTTTGGATTAGTAAGTGATAGTGCAAAGGCAAGTAGAGATTGGGCTTTAAGTGGTTTTTCTAATGGTGTTATCTGGCTTATTTTTGCTGCATTTATGTTTGCCCTTGGATATAAAAAATCTGGGCTTGGTAAAAGAATAGCCTTATTATTAGTAAAAAAACTAGGAAAAACTTCTTTAGGATTAGGGTATGCAGTTGCTTTTGCAGATGGTATTTTATCTCCATTTATGCCTTCAAACACGGCAAGAAGTGCAGGTACTATTTTCCCTATTGCAATTAATATTCCACAAATGTTTAATTCAACTCCTGATAATGAACCAAGAAAATTAGGTGCTTATATCTCTTGGGTTGCAATTGCAGCTACTTGTGTTACAAGTTCTATGTTTTTAACCGCACTTGCACCAAATTTACTTGCAGTTTCTTTAGTTGAAAAAAATGCTAACATAGTTATCTCTTGGGGACAATGGTTTTCAACATTAGCAATTATTATGATTCCACTGTTTTTATTAGTACCATATTTAGCTTATTTAATTTATCCACCAGAACAAAAACATTCTCCCGAAGCTCCAGCTTGGGCAACTGAAGAGTTGAAAAAAATGGGTTCTATTACTAAAAAAGAACTTATTATGTTAGGACTTGGTATGTTAGCTTTAGTATTATGGATTTTTGGTAAACAAGTAGGAGTAAATAGTACAGTTGCAGCTATTTCTGTATTATGTTTACTTGTTTTAACAAATGTTATTACTTGGGATGATGTTATTTCAAATAAAGGTGCAATCAATGTATTTATTTGGTTTGCAACTTTAGTTGCTATGGCAGGAGGGCTTAAAAAAGTAGGTTATTTAGATTGGGCAGCAGGATTAATTTCTACTTGGCTTCAAGGCTTAACTCCTTCAATAGTAGTATTGGTACTTGTTGTATTATTCTTCTTATTCCACTATTTATTTGCTAGTGTTACGGCTCACGTTGTAGCTTTATTACCACTATTTTTAGGAATTGGAGTAAACCTTATTCCTGCTGATATGGTTCCTTCATTAGCTCTTTTATTAGTTGGATCTTTAGGTTTAATGGGTATTTTAACACCATATGCAACAGGACCATCGCCTATTTGGTATGGAGCAGGCTATATCTCTCAAGCAAAATGGTGGATGTTAGGTGCAATCTTTGGAGCTATCTATTTAGCAGCACTTGTTCTTTTAGCATTATTTATATTATAA
- a CDS encoding DUF4198 domain-containing protein — translation MKKIISTLAIITTTIVNAHFLTFIPSTDNVNSKKQSTIKLDAMFIHPFEQTGMTMEKPKGIYLGNKKEELPLKEVKKFEHKAWETTYKIRRPGVYKFFVQPEPYFEPDEGKYIYHVPKSIISAYGMEDGWDEPLGLKYEIIPMTKPFSLYAGNIFTGKVLHDGKPASNVEVEVELYNEFGLKAPSDTHITQVVKTDENGNFSFVMNHKGWWGFAALIEEGQKEYKGKMYPIENGALIWIKAY, via the coding sequence ATGAAAAAAATCATTTCAACTTTAGCAATTATTACTACAACAATTGTAAATGCACACTTTTTGACATTTATACCATCTACGGATAATGTTAATTCAAAAAAACAATCAACAATAAAACTTGATGCTATGTTTATTCATCCTTTTGAACAAACTGGTATGACAATGGAAAAACCTAAAGGTATTTATTTAGGAAACAAAAAAGAAGAATTGCCTTTAAAAGAAGTTAAAAAGTTTGAACATAAGGCATGGGAAACTACATATAAGATAAGAAGACCTGGTGTTTATAAGTTTTTTGTGCAACCAGAGCCATACTTTGAACCAGATGAAGGAAAATATATATATCATGTACCAAAATCAATAATTTCAGCATATGGAATGGAAGATGGTTGGGATGAACCACTTGGGTTAAAGTATGAAATCATACCTATGACTAAACCTTTTTCTTTATATGCAGGTAACATTTTTACAGGTAAAGTTTTACATGATGGAAAGCCTGCTAGTAATGTAGAAGTAGAAGTTGAACTATATAATGAGTTTGGATTAAAAGCACCAAGTGATACTCATATTACACAAGTTGTTAAAACAGATGAAAATGGTAATTTCTCTTTTGTAATGAATCACAAAGGGTGGTGGGGATTTGCTGCACTTATAGAAGAAGGGCAAAAAGAGTACAAAGGGAAAATGTATCCTATTGAAAATGGTGCATTAATTTGGATTAAGGCTTACTAA
- the cbiM gene encoding cobalt transporter CbiM, with protein sequence MHISDGILTSEVAIGTAIISVGLLAFSFKDLKNKNIAIVSAMSALFFIASFVHIPLGFVQIHLILIGVIGIVLGAQVFLAIFIALLLQATLLGYGGISSLGANLIIMSLPAYLLYLASKMQLLNIFPEKLKYFMIGFLAVFLATLLLALILALSKEEYLYASYTVFLANIPAMFIEGLITLFLINYLKKSIPDLLDEAKV encoded by the coding sequence ATGCATATATCTGATGGAATTTTAACAAGCGAAGTAGCTATAGGAACTGCAATTATTTCTGTTGGACTTTTAGCTTTTTCTTTTAAGGATTTAAAAAACAAAAATATAGCTATAGTATCAGCAATGTCTGCACTATTTTTCATAGCTTCATTTGTTCATATTCCATTAGGTTTTGTTCAAATACATTTAATTCTTATTGGAGTAATAGGTATAGTTTTAGGAGCTCAAGTTTTCTTGGCTATTTTTATAGCACTTCTTTTACAAGCAACACTTTTAGGATATGGTGGAATTAGTTCTTTAGGTGCCAACTTAATAATTATGTCTTTACCTGCTTATTTACTATATTTGGCTTCTAAAATGCAATTGTTAAATATCTTTCCAGAAAAACTAAAATATTTTATGATAGGATTCTTAGCAGTTTTTCTAGCTACTTTACTGTTAGCATTGATATTAGCTTTATCAAAAGAAGAGTATTTATATGCTTCATATACAGTATTTTTAGCAAATATTCCTGCTATGTTTATAGAAGGATTAATAACACTGTTTTTAATTAATTATTTAAAAAAATCAATTCCTGATTTATTAGACGAGGCAAAAGTTTGA
- a CDS encoding energy-coupling factor transporter transmembrane protein EcfT, producing MINLSPTASFIAAIFYSLFISFSNVEFLYFLPLLYVLFCEYKNFFQIFKRVILLNVFIVMIFVVLLFQTSLDEALNVYLRTNMIIIFNIAIFFRSSGYDIVRALNDLKFPKTVVSSIYFTLKMIQVLSDELKTIRQTLKARGFRANSSLFAYETYGNLFGHIFVKSIRKAYALEQTFSLRGFHGRIYLINTIKISFYDLILIFLITLIYVKRFIV from the coding sequence GTGATAAATCTTTCTCCTACGGCTAGTTTTATAGCTGCAATTTTTTATTCTCTTTTTATTAGTTTCTCAAATGTTGAGTTTCTTTATTTCCTTCCTTTACTTTATGTACTATTTTGTGAGTATAAAAACTTTTTTCAAATTTTTAAAAGAGTGATTTTACTTAATGTATTTATTGTGATGATTTTTGTAGTTTTACTTTTTCAAACTTCTTTAGATGAAGCCTTAAATGTATATTTACGAACAAATATGATTATTATCTTTAATATAGCAATATTTTTCAGATCAAGTGGTTATGATATAGTAAGAGCTTTAAATGACTTGAAGTTCCCTAAAACAGTAGTTAGTTCAATATACTTTACTCTAAAAATGATACAAGTTTTAAGTGATGAATTAAAAACGATAAGGCAGACTTTAAAAGCAAGAGGTTTTAGGGCTAATTCTTCACTTTTTGCTTATGAAACATATGGAAACTTATTTGGACATATTTTTGTTAAATCAATAAGAAAAGCATATGCTTTAGAACAAACTTTTAGCCTAAGAGGTTTTCATGGTAGAATATATCTTATAAATACTATTAAAATCTCTTTTTATGATTTAATACTAATATTTCTAATCACACTTATTTATGTAAAAAGGTTTATTGTATGA
- a CDS encoding energy-coupling factor ABC transporter ATP-binding protein, whose protein sequence is MSCSINVKNVSYEVNERVLFENIILNVSHEEKIAIIGSNGSGKSSFLKIVAGLVKPKEGEVFLFHEKMNKLKDFKKYRSDIGYLPQDVNDLFLCPTVIEDVMFNLRAKGIKKDEAYAKAIKILKELEIVHLENRNIYDLSGGEQKIVALASILITKPKILLLDEPTNALDEEAEKKIVNILNSIKKSMIIVSHHKSFIESLAPTIYRLKENSLEKIN, encoded by the coding sequence ATGAGTTGCTCAATAAATGTAAAAAATGTATCCTATGAGGTAAATGAAAGAGTTCTTTTTGAAAATATAATTTTAAATGTATCCCATGAAGAGAAAATTGCAATTATTGGTTCAAATGGAAGTGGAAAGAGTTCTTTTTTAAAAATTGTTGCAGGTCTTGTAAAACCAAAAGAAGGTGAAGTATTTTTATTCCATGAAAAAATGAACAAGCTAAAAGATTTTAAAAAATATAGGTCTGATATTGGATATTTACCCCAAGATGTAAATGATCTTTTTCTTTGTCCTACAGTTATAGAAGATGTAATGTTTAATCTAAGAGCTAAAGGAATAAAAAAAGATGAAGCTTATGCAAAAGCAATTAAAATTTTAAAAGAGTTAGAAATTGTGCATTTAGAAAATAGAAATATTTATGATTTAAGTGGAGGAGAACAAAAAATAGTGGCTTTGGCTAGCATTTTAATTACTAAACCAAAAATTTTATTACTTGATGAACCAACAAATGCCTTAGATGAAGAAGCCGAAAAGAAAATAGTAAACATCTTAAACAGTATTAAAAAGTCAATGATTATAGTTTCTCATCACAAATCATTTATTGAAAGTCTTGCTCCTACAATTTATAGATTAAAAGAAAACTCTTTAGAAAAAATCAATTAG
- a CDS encoding YwbE family protein, whose product MIRDPKERDDINIGLKVNIVLKKDQRTNKLTQGVVKKLLTNSSYHPHGIKVQLEDGQVGRVKEIL is encoded by the coding sequence ATGATAAGAGATCCAAAAGAAAGGGATGATATTAACATTGGATTAAAAGTTAATATTGTTTTGAAAAAAGATCAAAGAACAAATAAACTTACACAAGGTGTAGTAAAAAAACTTTTAACTAACTCTTCATATCACCCACATGGAATAAAAGTTCAGTTAGAAGATGGACAAGTAGGAAGAGTAAAAGAGATTTTATAA
- a CDS encoding YaiI/YqxD family protein → MTLYVDGDAFPNLLKPILLRAIERLGLKTLVIANKKINIGKSSNITYMVVDQGADEADNKIVELLQEGDLVITADIPLASRTIEKQAHAIDHRGLEYTQDNIKECLAVRNLMQEIRDSGEITKGPSAFTQKDAQKFANSLNAFLQNCKM, encoded by the coding sequence ATGACATTGTATGTAGATGGTGATGCTTTTCCTAATCTTTTAAAACCTATTCTTTTAAGAGCAATTGAAAGACTAGGTTTAAAAACTCTTGTAATAGCAAACAAAAAAATCAATATTGGTAAATCTTCAAATATCACTTATATGGTAGTAGACCAAGGAGCTGATGAAGCTGATAATAAAATTGTTGAGCTTTTACAAGAAGGTGATTTAGTTATTACTGCTGATATTCCCTTAGCTTCTAGGACTATAGAAAAACAAGCCCATGCAATAGACCATAGAGGTTTAGAATATACGCAAGACAATATAAAAGAGTGTCTAGCAGTTAGAAATCTAATGCAAGAGATACGTGATAGTGGTGAAATAACAAAAGGACCAAGTGCCTTTACTCAAAAAGATGCACAGAAGTTTGCAAACTCTTTAAATGCATTTTTGCAAAATTGCAAAATGTAA
- a CDS encoding UvrD-helicase domain-containing protein: MNLTKEQKDIIKAVSRNKNIKINAFAGTGKTTTLKEVANEYNDKRILYLAFNSAIKNEASSIFPNNTNVKTTHGLAYSAIKKYTQIDLNSLVNYRAIDIANEFEIPYTQAVSALRIFENFCNNTQDEISKDDTEHKTAKKMFDQMLIGVLKPTHSFYLKYYYLLISKEQIPQFEYDIVMLDEAQDTNEVTLGIFEAISSKVKVYVGDRHQQIYSFRGSKNALDKISCDKELFLSQSFRFNEEIASYANTLLQNFKNEKVNIQSHLNPSSKTKEIKSHGYVSRTNAQLISIISKRIEQRNPFVTVRNPEEIFNLSIEVYYLLNNESDQIRRNQFLKGFKDEEELASYAKEVDDFELRTAIKVVKEYGERIFEFKEIAIKFYKAWQNRKMNNFESRVEEILFLTTAHTAKGLEWDSVIVADDFPNFAELIFDLGCDSLKQFKKELEKLSNQELIDEFNLFYVALTRAKKSLVKDSENFHYLMSSKLEKLIDTKIDEAKDSFEKGDEKKAISKMDYDEVQKLKEEKNLQQGKAKKSGLKWSLEDRVKVKSLFKKDTNIKLIASKLERSESAILGELLKSEVINRQEQIFLSSLLKNNQKASKSSLS; this comes from the coding sequence ATGAATTTAACTAAAGAACAAAAAGATATTATAAAAGCAGTTAGTAGAAACAAAAATATAAAGATAAATGCTTTTGCAGGTACGGGTAAAACAACTACTTTAAAAGAAGTTGCAAATGAGTATAATGATAAAAGAATTTTATACTTAGCATTTAATAGTGCAATCAAAAATGAAGCAAGCTCGATTTTTCCAAATAATACAAATGTAAAAACAACCCATGGACTTGCATACTCTGCAATTAAAAAATATACACAAATAGATTTAAACTCACTTGTAAATTATCGTGCTATTGATATCGCAAATGAGTTTGAAATACCATACACACAAGCAGTTAGTGCACTAAGAATATTTGAAAACTTTTGTAATAATACTCAAGATGAAATCTCAAAAGATGACACAGAACATAAAACTGCAAAAAAGATGTTTGACCAAATGCTAATTGGTGTTTTAAAACCTACTCATAGTTTTTATTTAAAGTATTACTATCTTCTTATATCAAAAGAGCAAATCCCTCAATTTGAGTATGATATTGTGATGCTTGATGAAGCACAAGATACAAATGAAGTAACTTTAGGTATCTTTGAAGCAATTAGTTCTAAGGTTAAAGTATATGTAGGAGATAGACATCAACAGATTTACTCTTTTAGGGGAAGTAAAAATGCCCTTGATAAAATCTCTTGTGATAAAGAGCTTTTTTTATCTCAAAGTTTTAGGTTCAACGAAGAGATTGCTTCTTATGCAAATACTCTTTTACAAAACTTTAAAAATGAAAAAGTAAATATTCAATCTCACTTAAATCCAAGTTCAAAGACTAAAGAGATAAAAAGTCATGGCTATGTATCAAGAACAAATGCCCAACTTATTTCTATTATTTCAAAAAGAATTGAACAAAGAAATCCTTTTGTAACTGTTAGAAATCCAGAAGAGATATTTAATCTTAGTATTGAAGTATATTATTTACTAAATAACGAAAGTGACCAAATTAGAAGAAACCAATTTTTAAAAGGGTTCAAAGATGAAGAAGAGTTAGCTTCTTATGCAAAAGAAGTTGATGATTTTGAGTTAAGAACAGCAATTAAAGTAGTAAAAGAGTATGGTGAGCGAATTTTTGAGTTTAAAGAGATAGCTATAAAGTTTTATAAAGCATGGCAAAATAGAAAAATGAACAATTTTGAAAGTAGGGTTGAAGAAATACTTTTTTTAACTACAGCTCATACTGCAAAAGGTTTAGAGTGGGATAGTGTAATTGTTGCAGATGATTTCCCAAACTTTGCTGAGCTAATTTTTGATTTGGGATGTGATAGTTTAAAACAGTTTAAAAAAGAGTTAGAAAAATTATCAAATCAAGAGTTAATTGATGAATTCAATCTTTTTTATGTAGCACTTACAAGAGCAAAAAAGAGTCTTGTAAAAGACAGTGAAAATTTTCACTATCTTATGAGTTCAAAGTTAGAAAAACTAATTGACACTAAAATTGATGAAGCAAAAGATAGTTTTGAAAAAGGCGATGAGAAAAAAGCAATTTCAAAAATGGATTATGATGAGGTTCAAAAACTTAAAGAAGAAAAAAACTTACAACAGGGAAAAGCTAAAAAAAGTGGTCTAAAATGGAGTTTAGAAGATAGAGTAAAAGTAAAGAGTTTATTTAAAAAAGATACAAATATTAAGCTTATAGCTTCAAAATTAGAAAGAAGTGAAAGTGCTATATTAGGTGAACTTTTAAAAAGTGAAGTTATAAATAGGCAAGAACAAATTTTCTTATCAAGCCTATTAAAAAATAATCAAAAAGCTAGTAAAAGTAGTCTATCTTAA
- a CDS encoding endonuclease/exonuclease/phosphatase family protein, protein MTLRFATFNLFQFCEPSFSYYTKKERFTQDEWQQKTTWIKEKITQMNCDVIGFQEVFSSKELEKLTKELGFNYFATVDKPRVNENKPNIYISTTLALASKYPIKKISEVKANGYSLKKYNFKGKFRFSRIPIKALIQFPNNLEITVYVNHFKSNRLNEFEYIFTKKDTLKMKKEKVKEALEKDYSPALKQRLCETSSLYYDFKRTKSPIICLCDLNDKEFSLSIDALTNRTYHEDLDKNFQLLHDAYYLYEKKIYNPHPEQKEIKRTPTSYYQSYGNVIDYIFVSKEFDKRYKNHLGKISSYEVFDNHLKDNKDGSLVQSDHALVICEITLNS, encoded by the coding sequence ATGACCTTAAGATTTGCTACTTTTAATCTTTTTCAGTTTTGTGAACCTTCTTTTTCATATTACACAAAAAAAGAAAGATTCACACAAGATGAGTGGCAACAAAAAACAACTTGGATAAAAGAAAAAATCACTCAAATGAATTGTGATGTTATAGGTTTCCAAGAAGTTTTTTCAAGTAAAGAATTAGAAAAATTAACAAAAGAGTTAGGCTTTAACTACTTTGCAACTGTTGATAAACCAAGAGTAAATGAAAATAAACCAAATATTTACATAAGTACAACTTTAGCACTTGCTTCAAAATATCCAATAAAAAAAATCTCTGAAGTAAAAGCAAATGGGTATAGTTTAAAGAAGTATAATTTTAAAGGTAAATTTAGGTTCTCAAGAATACCTATAAAAGCTTTAATCCAGTTTCCAAACAATTTAGAAATAACAGTTTATGTAAACCACTTTAAATCAAATAGATTAAATGAGTTTGAATATATCTTTACTAAAAAAGATACTCTAAAGATGAAAAAAGAAAAAGTTAAAGAGGCTTTAGAAAAGGATTATTCCCCTGCACTAAAACAAAGACTTTGTGAAACCTCCTCTTTGTATTATGATTTTAAAAGAACAAAATCACCTATTATTTGTCTTTGTGATTTAAATGACAAAGAGTTTTCATTAAGTATTGATGCACTTACAAATAGAACTTACCATGAAGACTTAGATAAAAACTTTCAACTACTTCATGATGCTTATTATTTATATGAAAAAAAGATTTATAATCCACATCCAGAACAAAAAGAGATTAAAAGAACTCCTACAAGTTATTATCAATCATATGGAAATGTTATTGATTATATTTTTGTTTCAAAAGAGTTTGATAAAAGATATAAAAATCATCTAGGAAAGATAAGCTCTTATGAAGTCTTTGATAATCACTTAAAAGATAACAAAGATGGAAGCCTAGTTCAAAGTGACCATGCTTTAGTTATTTGTGAAATCACTTTAAACTCTTAG
- a CDS encoding chloride channel protein, which produces MKKHLIEQSVIFFSVLKWVLLSSVIGVVIGAIVTFFLNIIHESDDFKEFLPFPSYYLLPFGLMLTVYLIRTFAPSASGHGTEKIIEAVHKKEGKIDFAVIPIKLVATVITIFTGGSVGKEGPGAQIGAGAASFISKLAKFSAKDRKKLVICGISAGFASVFGTPISGAIFGIEVLIVGIIMYDVLLPSFIAGFAAYTTAKLLGVHYTYYVMDFLPFDLSLIFQVAAAGVFFGLISYFFIIFVKQAEVTIGAIKLNPYIKAFIGGLFLVILSFFIGDQFFGLGLDTISKLFFSNPELIEDIPWYSFIAKTLYTSVTLGAGGSGGVITPIFYVGATSGHFFGTLLGDNLALFAALGFTSVLAGATNAPIAATIMAVELFGVEIAHYAAVSAVITFLLTGHRSVFPSQILKFSKSDMLNIDFGDNIEESKIDLTTKSRSKVENFKNKFNWRVKK; this is translated from the coding sequence ATGAAAAAACATCTTATCGAACAATCAGTTATATTTTTTAGTGTATTAAAATGGGTGCTCCTATCATCAGTAATAGGTGTTGTAATTGGAGCTATTGTTACGTTTTTCTTAAATATTATTCATGAATCAGATGATTTTAAAGAATTTCTGCCCTTTCCTTCATATTATTTACTTCCCTTTGGTTTAATGTTAACTGTATATCTTATTAGAACTTTTGCACCTAGTGCTTCAGGTCATGGTACTGAAAAGATTATTGAAGCTGTTCATAAAAAAGAAGGAAAAATTGATTTTGCAGTTATTCCTATAAAACTTGTTGCAACAGTTATTACTATTTTTACAGGAGGTTCTGTAGGTAAAGAAGGACCGGGTGCTCAAATTGGTGCTGGTGCTGCCTCATTTATCTCAAAATTAGCAAAATTTTCTGCAAAAGATAGAAAAAAACTTGTAATCTGTGGTATTAGTGCTGGTTTTGCTTCAGTATTTGGAACACCTATTTCAGGTGCAATATTTGGAATTGAAGTATTAATTGTAGGTATTATTATGTATGATGTCTTATTACCTTCATTTATTGCTGGTTTTGCAGCTTATACTACAGCCAAACTTTTAGGTGTTCATTATACTTACTATGTAATGGACTTTCTTCCTTTTGACTTAAGTCTTATATTCCAAGTTGCAGCTGCTGGTGTATTTTTTGGTTTAATTTCATATTTCTTTATAATATTTGTAAAACAAGCTGAAGTAACAATTGGAGCAATAAAACTAAATCCATATATAAAAGCATTTATTGGTGGTCTTTTTCTTGTTATATTATCATTTTTTATTGGAGATCAATTCTTTGGATTAGGCTTAGATACTATTTCAAAACTATTTTTCTCAAATCCTGAACTTATAGAAGATATTCCGTGGTACTCATTTATTGCTAAAACCTTATATACTTCTGTGACTTTAGGAGCTGGAGGAAGTGGAGGAGTTATTACTCCAATATTCTATGTGGGCGCTACAAGTGGACATTTCTTTGGAACATTATTAGGAGATAATCTTGCATTATTTGCTGCACTTGGATTTACAAGTGTTTTAGCTGGGGCAACTAATGCTCCTATTGCAGCAACTATTATGGCAGTAGAACTTTTTGGAGTTGAAATTGCTCACTATGCTGCTGTTAGTGCAGTGATTACATTCTTACTTACTGGACATAGAAGTGTATTCCCTTCTCAAATTTTAAAATTCTCAAAATCAGATATGTTAAATATTGATTTTGGAGATAATATAGAAGAAAGCAAAATAGATTTAACTACAAAAAGTAGAAGTAAAGTTGAAAACTTTAAAAATAAATTTAACTGGAGAGTTAAAAAGTAG